AAGAAAAGAATTGATCCAGTTATAGGTAAACTGGATCCGAAAACCACACACCAAAACTACAACACCTACAGCTACATCTACAACTAAAGTCGATCGGATTTGAATATATATCGACGACGCCGCATCCTGGTCGGTTGGAATGGGAACAACACGACCACACCACCGCGCCtaggtcggattgggacatcgacctaGGTCCCAACTCCGTCTGGTTTAATTGCGACATCAACACGAGTCTCAAGAGATCTCTGTCCGATCGGATTGGGACGTCGACACGAGCAACCACACAGCCAACACTTATCGTAGACTggaaattaaaaaaagaaaagaaaaactaagAAAGAAAAGCGCCCTTTCAGAAGCAGCCACCGCCGAAGCAAGCATCCTTGTAGGGACTGCCCGACAATGCCTTCCTCGCGGTAGAGATGCCCGACGTCGGCTTCAGGAAGGACGCAGTAGAGATGCTCGACGTGGCACGTGAGATTAACGGAGAATTCCTCCGTCATTATATTCAGTTTGCGGCTCTTGAAATCAGGTCGGCCTGTGATTTGTCGGTCAAGTTCAGATAGATACCATTGGCTAGGTTTGTCTTAGGCGGGAGCGAGTAGTCGTCGGTCGTAGCGTTGTCCGGAAGGACGGAGTGTTGATGaagcaaaataaaaaattaatagtgTATAATAAGGTTGACCGGTCAAAAGATTTTAAGAATCTATGACTAGCTATAGGACACATCGGtatcatgcatgcatgagtATATATGTTATGTTCGTGGAGTATGTGCCGTATGCTTCTAGAAAACAGAGGATAGTTTTTGTGTTTTTGGTTGATCGGCTAAGCTTGAATtgacaaacacacacacacacacacatatataagCTTAAAAGTACTAGTaaatgacaagataataaagtGATAGTGATAGCAGATACAAATGCAAGCTAGCTAGGCGGCCAGTGCGCGTAAGCTGCACACGGCAATAGAGTGACGCCACGGGCGTGATGTCATGGCCTGGGAAAAATCGTGCATCTCGTGCAGGGCTGCTGGTCCAGCCAGTGGGGCCACCTATTTAAAGCGATAGTGATTACTGGGCTGGGCTCCAGGCCAGCTTgacgggttttttttttttggagggaACGGAGGACCTTGACGATTTTGTCTACCAGGGCATAGTAAGCATATATACCGACTTTCGTGTTGGCCCATGCATCAAGGGCCCGTGTTTTTTTCTCGAGACACATTGTTTTCTTGATAGTGCAGACGCAAACGATCATAAACACGCATACACACTGACAATTATAAACACACGAATAAAATCCTATCCTTGTGAATATCACCGACTAGGGATGGAGCCAGTTGATCCTCGATATTTGCAAAGTCATCACAGATACGTTGCCTACCAAAATTGAGCTATGCGTACCTCTATCAAGGGCCCGTATTTGTATAGTCAGACTAGGTCCGTTTTATATATTTTGTGGGGAACATTAAGATTACCGTTTTATATATTTTGTGGGGAACATTAAGATTACGCTTTACGTCTGGTTTATCCTAAGGCCGTGTTTACATCCAAAAAATTTACCCTAAAATTCGTCACAtggaatgtttggacacatgcatagagtattaaataaatctatttataaaactttttacacagatgagttgtaaaacacgagactaatctaatgagcctacttaatatATGATTTGCAacggtgatgctacagtaaccattcgctaattatgaattaattaggctcattagattcatcccACGATTTACAACCTATATGTGCAAAAGGTTttctaaataaattttatttagtaatctgaaatagtaagattctattttaaaaaatttacgCCAAAGAAACTAGACACGGCCTAAGTACGTATATATCACTGTATGATATATGTAAAGTTGTTTTGAGTGCATAATATTTTCCAGAGCAGGAGTTATTGTTTGGTGAAGTGGCCAAGTATTTAATTATCATCTTAGCctaatttgaattttttttgagaaagaaAACAAATAAGCAACTAACTCAAGCAAGCATGCATCCATGTAAGTACATACAGCAGTACAAGGATCGCCCTTCACCACCGCATAatacctactccctccgttccaaaatgtaggtcgttttggcttttctagattcataataTTTGCTAAGCACCTAGATATATCATATGTCTAGATATATAACAATATATATGAATTTAGAAATGTCAAAAAGATCTACATTTTGGAACAGAGGAGTACCTAGCTAGCTAGAAAGAGAAATGGGAAACAGTAGGATGCTGATCATTACTAGctagctgctgcagcagcaagtGATGGTCCTCAATCGTCCAACAAGCATCCGCTGCGGCGATGTGCACCGGTGACCGGATTGGTCCGGTGAAATAATCTTCTTCCATCTCCTGCAACGCAGCAGCCGTTGCTGGGGCCCAGCTGTCATGGACGCCGAACAACCTGCTCCAGTAGGTGATGTCGTCCGAGATCGCCGGAGAGTCATCAATCCCGGCGGTAACGGTGTTATTGGTGCTGGTGCTGCTAGAACAATAAGAGCCGCCTGATGATGATGTTGGGGCGGCGACACTAGTAACAGTAATGGTGCCGTCATGATGATGATCTTGAGGGGTTCTCCTGTTATTGGTGCTCTTAATAACTGCAGGGACGACGGTGGTGGTCTCGAGGATGATCGGCGGCGCCTCCATGGAATCGTCGTTGGGCGTGCAGGTGTGCTCCCCCATGTACACCACCGTGTACTTTGGGGCCGCAgctccgccgtcgtcgtcgttgcgCTGCACCGTCCGTTTGGCCGGGCAGCCTTGCTCCGCGCTCCGGGTGCACCTGTAGTAACTCCTGCGTGCATGCGTGCGTGTGAACAAATTAATTAAACTCGATCATCAGTATGTAGTGTGCAAGTCTTACTCCTTTTCTTCCCCTCAAGAATTATTCATACTTGTATATAACTTTTAGCAGCTCAATTATTCTTCTGAAAATACAAATTTGCAAGCTTACGTACTGTCTCAATCGCTGGGTCATTATATTGGTCCTGAAACACATGCGACAACCAAGGCCTAACGTGTATCACGACAGATACAGTCATCATTTGTGTTGCAGCTAGCGTTGGTAGAGACGGGACCAAACTAAAGGGACAGCGCATAATCGTCAGGCATCCATCAGCAGCTAGTGTCACTGTCCAAATATTGAAAGATTATTTGGTGTGGAGCttcatacacacacacacaccagagAGAATCTCTAAAAATTTGATCTCTCGATACAACAATATGCATAAAATGGGCATGGAAATGGCATCTTAGGGcagctcgatcgatcgatcttcttttctgtttttttttacggATCGGACAAGCTAGTTCTCTTTTAATGAAAACGTGGTTAGGTCCGGTCGcgaaaaaacaaacaaacaagctAGCAGGAAGTAAATTAAAGATTTACCGTACGTACCTAGCGTAGATGGCACCTTCTATTTGCTTCTGGCCGTACTTCCTCCATTGGTACCCATCGAAATCGGGCACGGATGTCACGAGAGACGACGTGCCGCCGCTCATCTTCTGCCGCCGTTGCTTATTCTGCTGCTTCCTGCTGCAGCTGAAATAAATGCAATCCATATATTATCAGTCATGCTACCATGATACATGCGTGCAATGCAAATCGAAGAAGCCAGTGTACCTTGTTTTGCAGGATTTATGACGAGGAGGCTCCAGGTGTTGTTCGCCGCCATTGTACGACTTGCTGTCGTCGTCTTGAGGCCGGCCTCTCTTGCTcccccgcgggcgccgccgtctCCCATCGCagcatgacgacgacgacgacgctggAGGCTGCTGTCCGCCTTcagtgccgccgccggacgACGACTGATCATCATCCAccttcgtcgtcgtcggagatgGCATGAAGAAGAGCATCAGGTCGCGGAGCTGAGCCTGGAGCTCATCATCACCCTGCTGCGGCCCTACTACTAGTAGCGTCATCGTCCCCGGCCGGCTGCTAGCTTGACTACATACTCCGCTAGCTTTTGCTGTTTATAAAGGCTGGCCAgctgctcggctcggctcggctcggcacaGCATGCATGCGCTCCACCAGCAATTGCATGCGTGCACACGTATACTAGTGACGCAAGCACCATGACGTACGTGTATATGCAAGATGTACAGCTAGGGATGTAAGTGAGTACCCATTAgtgtttttggatttttttcattttttctccTAAATTAATTACGTAGCTTGCCattctagtttattttatcaTATTTTGGGTCGACTCAatgattcaaaaaaaattggaacTTGCATCTCTAAGTACAGTCTTTAATTATTTCGAGTATGTACGGTTGATCGGTGTC
The nucleotide sequence above comes from Panicum virgatum strain AP13 chromosome 3K, P.virgatum_v5, whole genome shotgun sequence. Encoded proteins:
- the LOC120696551 gene encoding probable WRKY transcription factor 70, whose protein sequence is MTLLVVGPQQGDDELQAQLRDLMLFFMPSPTTTKVDDDQSSSGGGTEGGQQPPASSSSSCCDGRRRRPRGSKRGRPQDDDSKSYNGGEQHLEPPRHKSCKTSCSRKQQNKQRRQKMSGGTSSLVTSVPDFDGYQWRKYGQKQIEGAIYARSYYRCTRSAEQGCPAKRTVQRNDDDGGAAAPKYTVVYMGEHTCTPNDDSMEAPPIILETTTVVPAVIKSTNNRRTPQDHHHDGTITVTSVAAPTSSSGGSYCSSSTSTNNTVTAGIDDSPAISDDITYWSRLFGVHDSWAPATAAALQEMEEDYFTGPIRSPVHIAAADACWTIEDHHLLLQQLASNDQHPTVSHFSF